A genomic window from Vigna radiata var. radiata cultivar VC1973A chromosome 2, Vradiata_ver6, whole genome shotgun sequence includes:
- the LOC106752481 gene encoding uncharacterized protein LOC106752481 — translation MLEEALRADLITVAQESTPPGADENKYCRYHQNRGHTTEDCVTLRDKLETLVQAGHLQRFVQRQRGPSSVRAGGPNGRNNPPRGNHHQRRDRSRSRSPNRTVRGVINTISRGFAGGGSTLAARKRHLRSLHSINRSREAKRTMPAITFSAQDFHALDLDQNDPMVITAMIARYQVGKVLIDQGSSTNILYWKTFKRMEISEDAIMPFNEQIVGFAGERVDTRGYVDLRTSLGMDRRAREIKVRFLLVEAKTSYNVLLGRPCLNAFGAIVSTPHLTLKYPTDDGEVHTVRADQKMAQECYAAGLRVKPRAVESLHNKSEVAMMELDPRSPLEERVEPLGGV, via the coding sequence ATGTTGGAGGAAGCCTTAAGAGCAGACTTGATAACGGTAGCCCAAGAATCTACCCCGCCCGGCGCGGACGAAAACAAGTACTGCCGGTACCATCAAAATAGAGGGCATACAACAGAAGATTGTGTTACGCTGAGGGACAAGTTGGAAACTCTCGTTCAGGCGGGACATTTACAGAGGTTCGTACAGCGACAAAGGGGGCCCTCTTCGGTCAGAGCTGGAGGACCCAATGGAAGGAACAACCCACCTCGGGGAAATCACCACCAAAGGCGTGACAGGAGCAGGAGTAGAAGCCCGAATCGTACGGTAAGGGGTGTCATTAACACCATCTCAAGGGGATTCGCGGGAGGTGGTTCGACCTTGGCCGCCAGGAAGAGACACTTGAGGAGCCTGCATAGTATCAATCGATCGAGAGAAGCAAAAAGGACTATGCCCGCAATTACCTTTTCCGCTCAAGACTTCCACGCACTAGATTTGGACCAAAACGATCCGATGGTCATTACGGCAATGATCGCTCGGTACCAAGTGGGAAAGGTCCTGATAGATCAGGGAAGTTCAACCAACATATTATATTGGAAGACGTTTAAGCGCATGGAGATTTCAGAGGACGCCATCATGCCCTTCAATGAGCAGATTGTGGGGTTTGCAGGAGAAAGGGTGGATACAAGGGGATATGTTGATCTGAGAACAAGTCTGGGAATGGACAGAAGGGCCAGGGAGATTAAAGTTCGTTTTTTGTTGGTAGAAGCCAAAACTTCTTACAATGTTCTTTTAGGAAGACCATGCTTAAATGCTTTCGGGGCCATTGTATCAACCCCTCACCTGACGTTGAAGTATCCAACGGATGATGGTGAAGTTCACACTGTCCGGGCGGATCAAAAGATGGCTCAGGAGTGTTACGCAGCAGGATTAAGGGTAAAACCCAGAGCAGTGGAGTCATTGCACAATAAGTCTGAGGTGGCTATGATGGAATTGGATCCAAGGTCCCCTCTGGAGGAACGGGTGGAACCATTAGGAGGGGTATAG
- the LOC111240571 gene encoding uncharacterized protein LOC111240571, translating to MEKHQAFLKMMARKKSLSKGDEGGSSAIKVTSGLGGTPIHVVHPALKLTDTTVPPADTKTKDVDTSKNKTKRKSAQEKTPSPTKRRKVGSSVLTNVLDPTIHVSNRMQFNLNAEEKKPFKGMSPSESLNMAYALIARASVCLNYTASTTRPLLVVELENAQKELEEMKKKNTTLTTRVEELTKTAEDDRVSADNKLKEAPNKISSLQQSVDDLQLDLLKMTSQRDKVTKERDAMEVERDKLVTENASLGDEICSERQLGFDQGIAQCHYFFQTPLTHPDFDIMKIYVDRKLVDLST from the coding sequence ATGGAAAAGCATCAGGCTTTCCTCAAAATGATGGCTCGGAAGAAAAGCCTCAGCAAAGGCGATGAGGGAGGGTCATCCGCCATCAAGGTAACCAGTGGATTGGGTGGTACTCCTATCCATGTCGTACATCCTGCCTTGAAGTTGACCGACACAACCGTTCCCCCTGCCGACACCAAAACCAAGGATGTTGACACATCGAAGAATAAGACCAAAAGAAAATCGGCCCAAGAAAAAACTCCTTCACCCACTAAGAGGAGGAAAGTGGGCTCCTCTGTGCTGACTAACGTACTAGACCCGACCATCCATGTTTCTAACCGCATGCAGTTCAACTTGAACGCTGAAGAGAAAAAACCTTTCAAAGGAATGTCTCCCAGCGAATCATTGAATATGGCCTACGCGCTGATCGCTCGGGCTAGTGTTTGTTTGAACTATACGGCTAGTACAACGAGGCCCCTGTTGGTTGTTGAGCTAGAAAATGCTCAAAAAGAAttggaagaaatgaagaaaaagaacacCACCCTGACCACCCGTGTTGAGGAACTCACCAAGACGGCTGAGGATGATCGGGTTAGTGCTGATAACAAGTTGAAGGAAGCTCCGAACAAAATATCCTCTCTCCAACAATCTGTGGACGACCTGCAACTCGACCTGCTGAAGATGACCTCGCAACGCGACAAGGTAACCAAGGAAAGAGATGCGATGGAGGTCGAACGGGACAAACTGGTCACCGAGAATGCTTCCTTGGGGGATGAGATCTGCTCCGAACGTCAATTGGGCTTCGATCAGGGGATTGCCCAATGTCATTATTTTTTCCAAACACCACTTACCCATCCTGACTTTGACATTATGAAGATCTATGTGGATAGGAAACTGGTGGATTTATCCACCTAA